The Psychroflexus sp. ALD_RP9 region ATTAAGACAAAAAATACCATTTATCACGCTTACTGCAAAGCACCATATTTTGATCAAGTTTTTCCTTTTATCAATGAAATTTTGATTGATAAATATGATTCGATTGCAAGTTTAGCTATAAAAAGTATTACTGCTGTTTTAGACTATTTATCCATTGATAAAATATTATATAAATCTTCTGAATCTTTTAGCTCTTCTAAAGGCTTAAAAAAAGAGGAGAGATTGCAAGCAATTGTTAAAAAATTGAACGCTAAATATTATGTTAATGCAATTGGAGGGATTGAACTTTACAGTAAAGAAGATTTTAAAAAAAATGAGATTAATCTCAAATTTCTTTCACCTACTTTGAAAGAATATGATCAAAAAAATAACAAATTTGTTTCAGGTTTATCAATAATTGATTTGTTGATGTTTAATAAACCTAGCGAAATAAAAAGATTAATGCAGGATTTTCAACTTCAATAAAATGAATAAAATAGGCCTTTTTTCTGTACCACGCTCAGGTTCAAGTTGGCTAGGAGAAATAATGAATAGTTCTCCTGAAGTTCTTTATAAATTCCAACCCAATTTTGCCTATTCATTTTCATATTGTTTAGATGAGCATTCTAACCTTAGTGAAATTGACAATTTTTATAATCAATTATTAGCAACCAAAGATGCTTTTGTAAATGGAAAACTTAGTATAAGTGGCCAAAAGAGAGAGTTTCATTTCAAAAAAAATATGCCCGAAACACTTTTATTTAAAGAAACACATTACCTAAATATTTTACCCAATCTTCTAAAAGTATCAGATACCAAAATAATTGGCTTAGTTCGCTCACCTTTTGCAGTAATTAATTCCTGGCTTAAAATCCCTAAAGAGTTTGATCCGAGTTGGAATGTAAAAGAAGAATGGTTAAATGCAAATAAAAAAAATGAAGGAAAATCAACCCATTATTTTGGGTATAACAAGTGGAAAGAAGCCACGTTTTTATTCCTAGACTTAAAAAAACAGTATCCAGAACAATTTTATTTGGTTAATTATAAAAATTTAATCACTGAAACACAAAACGAAATTAAGCAGCTATTTAAGTTCTGCGATTTAGAATATACAAGACAGACAGAAAGCTTTATTGAGCAATCAACTTCATCTACTTCAACAGATGCTTACCATGTTTTTAAACAAAAAAAAGACGATTTGGATTGGAAAAAAACATTACCTAAATTCATAGAAGATGGTATTAATGCTGATGAAGATTTTAATAAACTTAATCAATCATTTAAATGGAGTATTTAAAAAATCAAAACCTAACTTTTTTATTATGTAGTGAAAGAAGTGGTAGTAATTTCATTACAAAACTGCTTAACAATCATTCTAAGATCTGTGGTCCATCAACAAAACATCTCATAAACCCTGTGGTAAGAAATGCTTTTAGATACCAACCCTTTAATCTAAATGATAATTGGTCAAAGTTAATTGATGATATTTTAAACCTGTTTAAAGTAAGTTTTTCTATATGGAAATCTGATTTTACAAAGCAAGAATTACTTAGAGAAATAAATGTCGGCGATTTAGATCGGTTAATCTTATATTTTTTTTCAAAAGAGACAAGAGCAAATTTCAAACAAAACTGTTTCATAAAAGAAATTAAAACATTCGAATTTTATGCATATATAAAGCATTTTTTCCCTGAAGCTAATTTTATATATCAAGTAAGGGATGTTAGGGATATGGCTTTATCTTGGAAAAAAAATCAAACTCATTATGGAGGTATCATTGCAGCTGCTAGACAATGGAAAAATGATCAACAACAATACCTAAAGATTAAAATGTTAGAAGATATCAATCATCAAATTATTTCTATCACTTACGAAGACTTAGTTAGTGATACCAAAAATACTTTAGAGAATGTATTAAAATTATTTGACCTTAATTTTGAAATTGGTATGCTTGATATGGGGAGTGATGATTTAACAAGTAAAAACGCTAAACAACAGAAGGCTTGGGAAAACCTTTCAAAACCCGTCATGAAAAATAATTTTAATAAATTTAAATCTCAGCTATCTATCAAAGAAATTCAATATATAGAGAAAATCGCTTTCTTTGAAATGAAGCAGTTGGGGTATAATCCTGAGAATTCGTGGGATCAATTAAAATCTATTGATAGTCGAGAAATTGAAGCATATCACCAATATGAATTAGCCCAACTTAAATATAATCCAGT contains the following coding sequences:
- a CDS encoding WbqC family protein; amino-acid sequence: MQQQHKAIAVMQPYIFPYIGYFQLIQAVDVFVFYDDVNFIKRGWINRNKILINNSEKLITFPCVKVSQNKLINEVGVDTRSKQFIKTKNTIYHAYCKAPYFDQVFPFINEILIDKYDSIASLAIKSITAVLDYLSIDKILYKSSESFSSSKGLKKEERLQAIVKKLNAKYYVNAIGGIELYSKEDFKKNEINLKFLSPTLKEYDQKNNKFVSGLSIIDLLMFNKPSEIKRLMQDFQLQ
- a CDS encoding sulfotransferase domain-containing protein — its product is MNKIGLFSVPRSGSSWLGEIMNSSPEVLYKFQPNFAYSFSYCLDEHSNLSEIDNFYNQLLATKDAFVNGKLSISGQKREFHFKKNMPETLLFKETHYLNILPNLLKVSDTKIIGLVRSPFAVINSWLKIPKEFDPSWNVKEEWLNANKKNEGKSTHYFGYNKWKEATFLFLDLKKQYPEQFYLVNYKNLITETQNEIKQLFKFCDLEYTRQTESFIEQSTSSTSTDAYHVFKQKKDDLDWKKTLPKFIEDGINADEDFNKLNQSFKWSI
- a CDS encoding sulfotransferase; this translates as MEYLKNQNLTFLLCSERSGSNFITKLLNNHSKICGPSTKHLINPVVRNAFRYQPFNLNDNWSKLIDDILNLFKVSFSIWKSDFTKQELLREINVGDLDRLILYFFSKETRANFKQNCFIKEIKTFEFYAYIKHFFPEANFIYQVRDVRDMALSWKKNQTHYGGIIAAARQWKNDQQQYLKIKMLEDINHQIISITYEDLVSDTKNTLENVLKLFDLNFEIGMLDMGSDDLTSKNAKQQKAWENLSKPVMKNNFNKFKSQLSIKEIQYIEKIAFFEMKQLGYNPENSWDQLKSIDSREIEAYHQYELAQLKYNPVKGVIDNMSAKKRFYQHSK